The DNA window GAGCACCGCATGGTGGGCAGCCGGCGCCAGCGTCACCCAAGGTATGGAAACCGGGGAGACCATGCGCTCGCTGATGCCCGGCACCACCACGTCGGTGAACCCGTTCATGGCCAACTACCTGACATCGGACGGCGGCACCATCAACCTGTGCATCGTCAGCCCTACCGGATACATCCGGGATGCGTTCGAGCATCTCGGACTGCCCGAACTCGCCGACGATCCGCGCTTCTCCGACGTCATGCCGCTGATCCAGAATGCCGAGGCCGGTGTGGAACTCATCGCCGAGGCGATCCGCAGCAAGCCGTTCGAGTACTGGCGCCAGCACCTCAAGACCATGAAGGGCCAGTGGGCGCCATTCCAGAGCCTCATCGACCTCGCGTCCGACGAGCAGGCGATCGCCAACGACATGATCGTGGAAGTCGAAGCCAGCGACGGCGGACCCCCGTTCAAGGTCGTGCGCGGTCCCATCCAGTTCAACCACGAACCGTTGGAGACGACGCGGGCCCCGCAGGCGTCCGAGCACACCGAGATCGTGCTCATGGAACTCGGGTTGGACTGGGACCGCATCGAGGCGCTCAAGGACTCCGGCGCCATCGCCTGAGTCGTTGACTCTGCGCTGAGGGCGTGAGCTACTCGACTTTCTGCGCCGCAGACGCAGAGTCAATGCGCTCGACGCGTATGGGTACGCCTGTCAACCAGGCCATCCCGGACACCGACTCGACGTCACCGGGCTCACTCGACGTCAAACGGTTCACGTTCGCCCCGCCGGCGCGGTTGGCCAACTGCCAGCCGCCGGTGCCCTTGTGACCCCAGCCGTGCGGTATCGCAACAACCCCGGCTACGAGATCCTTCGTCGAGGTGACCGGCACGGTGATCTGACCGTATGGCGAGCTGATCGCCACGACGTCACCGTCGGCGATCTTCAACTCGGCTGCGTCGTCGACGTGCATCAGCGCGTGGTGGCGACGCTCGCCGCGCATCAACAACGGCGAGTTGTGCATCCACGAGTTCTCCGAGCGTGGCTCTCGCATGCCGATCATCCGCAGCGGGTACCCCTCGGGATGTCTGCTATGGGACAGCTTGGCGACCTCGTCGGTGATGTCGGAATGGACCAGCCGAATCCGCCGAGACAGATAGGCCACTGCGTCACGCAGTACGCCGGTGCGAACATGCGGTGACAGCACGACACCGTGTGGGTGCTGTTCGGTCAAACTGCGCAACGACAATCCACCGCGGCGAAGGCCGAAGCGGTCACCGCCCTCCGACATCCGCACGAGTGCATCGATCATGATGCGCGGCGTGAGAGCGGTCCCGAAGGTGCTCAATGCTTTTCGGGCCACGCCGAACGCCGCGAATGCCGGCACCTGCCGCCCGAGTCGACGCGCGAGGTCGTCGACGATGTCCCACTCCGAACGCGACTCGCCCGCGGGTGCGACCACCGCCTCGGTGGCTTGGCGAAACGGCGTGGCCTGAAAGGCCTGGAACGTATACGGGAAGTCGTCGCGTTCGTACATGGTGGTCACGGGCAGGATGTAGTCGCATCGCGCCGTGGTCTCAGTGACGTAGAAGTCAAGAGCCACCGACAGATCAAGCGTTTCGAACGCGGCCTCGAGTTCATCACCGTTCGGCACCGACAACACGGGGTTGCCCGCCGAGACGAACATCGCCTTGATCTGGCGATCGCCCGATGTGGTGATCTCCTTGGCCATCATCGCGGCGGGCTCGGAACCGATCGCGCTGCGAATTCCGCTGACGCGCGACCGCTTCCGCCGCCGCGAGCGCCGCATCACGGCGCCCATCATGGTGTTCTGCCACCTCTGGCCGACAGTCTGCATCGAGTTGAAGACCGAACCGCCCGGCGCGTCGAGGTTTCCCGCGACCAGATTGACCGCGTCGATCAGATAGGTGGTCAACGTGCCGTATCGGCCGACGCACGTGCCGAGTCTTCCGTAGATCGCGGCGCGCGGTGTGCGCACGAGATCCCGCGCGAGCGCCCTGACGCTCGCAGGATCGATACCGGTCTGGGCGGCCGTCGTCTCCGGCGTGAACGGCCGGCTCAGCGTTCGCAGCCAATCGACGCCGTCGGCGACCCGGTTCACCCGGTCGACGTCGACAAGGTGCTCGGAAAACATCACTTGCAGGAGCGAGAGCAGCAGAAAGGAATCCGTGTCGGGAACGATGCCGAGCCATTCGAACGCAACGGCGGTCTCGGTGCGGCGGGGATCGACGACCACCACGCGACCGCCACGCTTGACGATGTCGTGCATGCGGTCCTTGATTCGGGGCGCGGTCAGGAAGCTGCCATGGGAGACAACCGGATTGGCGCCCATCAGCACCAGCAGGTCTGTACGCGTCAGATCGGGGATCGGAACCGATGTCGGCACGCCGTAGAGCAGCTGGCTGGCGATCAGCCTGCTGTTCGTGTCCTGCGACGAGGCCGTGAAGTAGTGACCGTGCCGTCCGAGGCCCTTCATGAACAGCAGTGCCGCGAAGGTGTGCGCGTAGCTGAACGCGCCAGG is part of the Mycolicibacterium tusciae JS617 genome and encodes:
- a CDS encoding molybdopterin-containing oxidoreductase family protein gives rise to the protein MAPVIEHKPTFCRICEPLCGMIATVEDGRLIALRPDKEHPLSAGFACQKGIAFTEVQNDPDRVTTPLRRRRAGPGDEGGPNGFEPVTWDEAMSDIAARLSAVLRRDGSGGVGWYMGNPGAFSYAHTFAALLFMKGLGRHGHYFTASSQDTNSRLIASQLLYGVPTSVPIPDLTRTDLLVLMGANPVVSHGSFLTAPRIKDRMHDIVKRGGRVVVVDPRRTETAVAFEWLGIVPDTDSFLLLSLLQVMFSEHLVDVDRVNRVADGVDWLRTLSRPFTPETTAAQTGIDPASVRALARDLVRTPRAAIYGRLGTCVGRYGTLTTYLIDAVNLVAGNLDAPGGSVFNSMQTVGQRWQNTMMGAVMRRSRRRKRSRVSGIRSAIGSEPAAMMAKEITTSGDRQIKAMFVSAGNPVLSVPNGDELEAAFETLDLSVALDFYVTETTARCDYILPVTTMYERDDFPYTFQAFQATPFRQATEAVVAPAGESRSEWDIVDDLARRLGRQVPAFAAFGVARKALSTFGTALTPRIMIDALVRMSEGGDRFGLRRGGLSLRSLTEQHPHGVVLSPHVRTGVLRDAVAYLSRRIRLVHSDITDEVAKLSHSRHPEGYPLRMIGMREPRSENSWMHNSPLLMRGERRHHALMHVDDAAELKIADGDVVAISSPYGQITVPVTSTKDLVAGVVAIPHGWGHKGTGGWQLANRAGGANVNRLTSSEPGDVESVSGMAWLTGVPIRVERIDSASAAQKVE